From the genome of Symphalangus syndactylus isolate Jambi chromosome 7, NHGRI_mSymSyn1-v2.1_pri, whole genome shotgun sequence, one region includes:
- the LOC129485827 gene encoding protein transport protein Sec61 subunit gamma-like, protein MDQVMQFVEPSRQFVKDSIRLVKRCTKPDRKEFQKIAMATAIRFAIMGFIGFFVKLIHIPINNIIVGG, encoded by the coding sequence ATGGATCAGGTAATGCAGTTTGTTGAGCCAAGTCGGCAGTTTGTAAAGGACTCCATTCGGCTGGTTAAAAGATGCACTAAACCTGATAGAAAAGAATTCCAGAAGATTGCCATGGCAACAGCAATAAGATTTGCTATAATGGGATTCATTGGCTTCTTTGTGAAATTGATCCATATTCCTATTAATAACATCATTGTTGGTGGCTGA